TGTAGACCTAGTGTAAATCCTTTAACACTGACCTAGTGTAAAAATCACACTCTGTGTTAcatgcactatatatacaaaagtatgtggacatcccttcaaattagtggattcgtctatttcagccacacccgatgctgacaggtgtataaaatcgagcagacatccatgcaatctccatatacaagcattggcagtagaatggccagaATGCCCATTCATTCCAATTCTGTGGTTGGTACAGTATGCCCATATAGACTGCTCTTAATAATCATGTAGTGTTTCTGGTGCATTTGGACCttgtacctctccctccctccactgaaAGAGTGGCTGGATTACATGCTAATCCCATTATGCTGTTGGTGACATGTGAGCACAGATGAATACAGATTAGGAGCAGAGCGTCAGGTTTCATATACACTTAGGCCTAGTATGAACACACACTTGTCTGTCTCCATTTGAGGAATAACATTACCATCTCTCAGCCAGACGCAGGGGTTTTGTGacggtacgtgtgtgtgtgtctgtgtgtgatgttgTTTCAATCAATAATGTAACAGTACAGCTACGGGATTTGTTTTAGGGTTTTAGTTTTCAGTATTGCTAAATTTGATCTCCCTTCCTTAATATTTATTTCCCTCATTTACCCTCAGTTCCATAGAAGTGTTTGGCGAAGATACAGGAGAGATGCTGCTCTCTTTAGCCCGGCCTGTCCATCAGCTGGCCTTGTTGTAGCCTGAACCGTGTACCAAAGGTCTGTTTTGGGAAAGAGATGACTGATGGCTGAATGAATGTTTAACCCACTGTGCCAATGGGGATGCCAGTGTCTGTGTACATGGAGAGGTGAAGGACCTGATAGGTTAGTGTGATGGTGGGTTCACAAACACAAAGAGAGAAGCGCAATATACTGAGCAGTAGAgagtggaggaaagagagaggggaaaaaagaCAAAAGTCAGGATTGAGACTTGAGAGAGAGAACATCATTCGTCAGGTGTTGTTCTTTCCTGACAAAGTGGCCAGAATTATTATCACAGTCGTAGCAAGCTAGAGTAACAATCCATCTGGAGGGTTTGAAAAGTGGCTTACCGAGTGTTATGGTGAGGAACATGGATTCAATCAAGTTACCAGTCAGTCGGCAGGTCAGTCTTTGCTAAccagtgtgtcagagagagagagagagagagaggggctgggtgTGAGTAAGCAGTTATCACAGGATTGGAACTGGTTCTATGGCAAGTTACAGTCAAAGAGAGAGCCGCGAGCTTAGAGGATTGTAACGGGCAACAGTACCGTTATAGCAATTGTGTTTGTAGTAGAAGagagtgtagtgttagtgtgggGAAGGAGGACCAGTGAGAGTGTATGAGTTAAAAAGACAGAGAGCGGGAGTTAACTGAAATAGCAGCAAGAGGGtatatcattatcatcatcagtcCACCATGGCGTCAGCTGCTCTAGAACTGATGGGCTTCTTCATGGGTCTGCTAGGCATGCTGGGTACCCTGGTGTCCACAGTGCTTCCCTATTGGCGGACATCTGCCCACATCGGGCCCAACATCGTCACTGCCGTGGCCAATATGAAGGGCCTCTGGATGGAGTGTGTCTACCAGAGCACCGGAGCCTTCCAGTGTGAGACCTACAACTCCATGCTGGCCTTACCCTCAGACCTCCAGGCCTCCCGGGCCCTGATGGTGGTCTCCGTGGTCTTTTCCGTCCTGGCCGTCGTCATCTCCACTGTGGGCATGCAGTGTACCATCTGCATGGAGGGCTCCGCGGCTAAAGGCCGAGTGGCCGGTACTGGGGGAGGCCTCTTCCTCACCGCGGGGTTCCTGGCTCTGATCCCGGTGTCGTGGACCACCCACGAGGTTGTCCAGACCTTCTACCAAGCCAACCTGCCCAGCAGCCTGAAGTACGAGCTGGGGGACTGTCTGTACGTGGGGCTGGCCGCCGCCCTGCTCTCCATGCTGGGCGGGGGGCTGCTGTGTGTCTCCTGCTGTGAGAAGGCGGATGGGGGGCGCCGTGGAGGGAGGAGGCACGGCGGAGGGTACCCCTACCCAGCCCCGGGCATGGGGGTAGGCACTGGGAGGGCCAGGACCAGCTCACAGACCTATAGGAACCCAACGCTACAGATGGGGGTGAACGCTGCCACCAAGGCAGCGACCCTGGCAAGGAGTCACACCAGCACTACTACCCAGTCCAGCACCCCCGCCCAGGGGGCCAAGAAAGACCCACGCCGCAACCCTGCGGTGGGTTACGATGTCACTGGGTACGTCTGATCGTGTTCAGGCCAATGttaacattcacacacacatcacgctGTCTCTTCTATACAGTATGTGGTGCAGAGCATGACCAACCCAACAACTTGCTAAGGTAACTGACTGTGTTATCTTTTACAATTAACTGATCAGGGGACTTTTAGTTCCACACTACCGTATAGGAAGACTTTTGGCTCCTCGCAATGGAAATCAGAGAGACTTGTAGTGCTTGACCAtgcatacagtactgtagtgacTGAACGAACTGAGTATGTTTTATACACCCTTTTATAGATTTAGTATTGAAAATTGATTTATTGCAGGAACATCTGTCTTGATGTGATTACTCTGAGGTGTTCGCTCCATCTCTATttttttgctctacgacccccacaagcctCGTCTGAAGGTAGCCCGGTACCAGTTGAAAAGATTAATGGAAGTATGTAATGGTGGTTTAGTGCCCCAGAAAATGTCTTAAATATTGCAAAAAAATATATGCATGTATAATCATTTCCTGATCtgtcttatatctctcagatgcAGGACAGACACTTTAAAACAAATGTCCTTTtgatattttttttgtttttccatgtatgaatctgttattcaatgcatttctatgggctaatagcagtaaagccaaattcaatgtttcataataaaatatataaaataaatatgtttttatACCTAAATGGGTTCtagaattcaaaatcaaataactaaaatgatccatggtatgaccatcttaaaacaattccatatgttagcttagtagaacctcACCCCCCCTAGACTCTTGTGAATTATAATCATTGACAAATGTTCATTATCAATTACTATGTTAGCTAATCTCTACATGTTTCTTTTGATTGATAATCATTCATGTGAAAGTTGAAATGCTTTCTTCTGTTTTGCAGAATGTTTCATATGATTTAATACTACTGatagttttttttcttcatattaaGACCTGTTTACAAATGATTGCAACACTTTCTAAACAGAACTTCTATTTTCCAAAGATATTTTGCAGTCAGAATAGTAAAGAAAAATGCAAGTGATTTAacgaaataaaatgtattttgatattCATTAGAACCGTCAATCATTTTCAGTTTATTACAGATGAAGCCCAAGGACGGCTTATTCACCTGAATGTTATCTACTGCATCTCTGTTGTAGAGGGACACTTATGTCCCgtcccattccaaaacagatgAGCCATGAACGATGATGAAAGACAAACAAGAAGGAAAGATGGGCGCAAATAAACCCAAAACAAGCAACAAAGACAAACTCCCCTCTAATCGATAGGTAGTTAGTTTCGGTGTTGGTGACAGGAGTGAGGTACTTGGGGAGGTTGAGGTGATCTGACAGATGATTTGAAAACAGGTCACTTTGGCTGTTGTCCACAAGTAGACAGACAAGACCGCTGTTTCCTTGTATTGGTGGGAAAGCAACGCAACTGTGTGTGGTGTTTAATGACCCCTAAAAAGACTGCTGTAACCTGACACTCCTGGACTTTAACCTTGATTGAGCAGTATTGTGCACGGCTTAACACACACTTCTGCTGGTGGGAAAAACAAACCTAACACACATTCTctccatacatacagtatgtatttcaTTTTATTCCCGCTCCATTTAATCTGTGTCCATGGGACTGGTAGTTCATCATCCTACTTGATCATTTTGTGTACGAACTTCACTTAAATCTGATCTTTTCACTGAGTTTTAAAAATGGCCTACCAGTCAGGAGTACTAGTCATATATGTACCTTATCTGACCATTATCATTTCAACATGAGAAGAAAAAGGTTCCTTGCGCtatgggaaaggagaggagaatatcATGGAAAGATCTCCTCTACAACTCTCTCAAGTGGCTACTCTGCCCTCTACAGTTCCAAAACAGGTTCCAAAGGCAGATCGTGGCGAACAGGAAAGTGAGTACAAGGCAAAACCACTCACAATGAGCAGTGAGGTACAGGGACATCTAGTGACTCACCAGAGGAATGACACCCACTCACAATGAGCAGTGAGGTACAGGGACATCTAGTGACTCACCAGAGGAATGACACCCACTCACAATGAGCAGTGAGGTACAGGGACCCAGAGGAATGACACCCACTCACAATGAGCAGTGAGGTACAGGGGCCCAGAGGAATGACACCCACTCACAATGAGCAGTGAGGTACAGGGACGTCTAGTGACTCACCAGAGGAATGACACCCACTCACAATGAGCAGTGGGGTACAGGGACCCAGAGGAATGACACCCACTCACAATGAGCAGTGAGGTACAGGGACGTCTAGTGACTCACCAGAGGAATGATACTCACTCACAATGAGCAGTGAGGTACAGGGACGTCTAGTGACTCACCAGAGGAATGACACCCACTCACAATGAGCAGTGGGGTACAGGGACCCAGAGGAATGACACCCACTCAAATGAGGAGTGAGGTACAGGGACGTCTAGTGACTCACCAGAGGAATGATACTCACTCACAATGAGCAGTGAGGTACAGGGACGTCTAGTGACACCCACTCACAATGAGCAGTGAAGTACAGGGATGTCTAGTGACTCACCAGAGGAATGACACCCACTCACAATGAGCAGTGAGGTACAGGGACATCTAGTGACTCACCAGAGGAATGACACCCACTCACAATGAGCAGTGAGGTACAGGGACCCAGAGGAATGACACCCACTCACAATGAGCAGTGAGGTACAGGGACCCAGAGGAATGGCACCCACTCACAATGAGCAGTGAGGTACAGGGACGTCTAGTGACTCACCAGAGGaatgacacctgtttgaacttgttatcagtataaaagacacctgtccacaacctcaaacagtcacactccaaactccactatggccaagaccaaagagctgtcaaaggacaccagaaacaaaattgtagacctgcaccaggctgggaagactgaatctgtaataggtaagcagcttggtttgaagaaatcaactgtgtgagcaattattaggaaatggaagacatacaagaccactgataatctccctcgatctggggctccacgcaagatctcaccctgtggggtcaaaatgatcacaagaacggtgagtaaaaatcccagaaccacacggggggacctagtgaatgacctgcagagagtaacacactacgccgcagggactcaaatcctacagtgccagacgtgtccccctgcttaagccagtacatgtccaggcccgtctgaagtttactagagagcatttggaagatccagaagaagattgggagaatgtcatatagtcagatgaaaccaaaatataaaaactcaactcgtcgtgtttggaggacaaagaatgctgagttgcatccaaagaacaccatacctactgtgaagcatgggggggaaacatcatgctttggggctgtttttctgcaaagggaccaggacgactgatccgtgtaatggaaagaatgaatggggccatgtatcgtgagattttgagtgaaaacctccttccatcagcaagggcattgaagatgaaacgtggctgggtctttcagcatgacaatgatcccaaacacaccgcctgggcaacgaaggagtggcttcgtaagaagcatttcaaggtcctggagtggcctagccagtctccagatctcaaccccatagaaaatctttggagggagttgaaagtctgtgttgcctagtaacagccccaaaacatcactgctctagaggagatctgcatggaggaatgggccaaaataccagcaacagtgtgtgaaaaccttgtgaagacttacagaaaacgtttgacctctatcattgccaacaaagggtatataacaaagtattgagataaacttttgttattgaccaaatacttatttccctccacaatttgcaaataaattcataaaaaaatcctacaatgtgattttctggattttttaaattctcattttgtctgtcatagttgaagtgtacctatgataaattacaggcctctcatctttttaagtgggagaacttgcacaattggtggctgactaaatacttttttgccccactgtatgtatcttaagaaacaaggttcatcaAATGAAtaatttgctagtaacagatgacattcatattcggtctatctctgaaactcacttagataatacctttgatgatacagtggtagcaatacaaggttataacatttacagacaagacagaaatgccaatggtggaggtgttgctgtttatattcagaaccacattcctgtaaagatttagagaggatctcatgttaaatactgttgaagtaatatggctacaggttcatctgcctcacctaaagcccattctggtgggaagctgctatagaccaccaagcgataacagtcagtatctggagaaTGTGAAATAATGTTGAAaaaatatggctacaggttcatctgcctcacctaaagtccATTCTGGTgagaagctgctatagaccaccaagtggtaagtcagtatctggataacgtgtgtgaaatgcttgatactgtatgtgatatcaacaagACAGGTATATTATCTGGGTggtttaaatattgactggcgttcatcaggctgcccactcaagaaaaaacttcaaactgtaaccagtgcctgcaacctggttcaggttatcagtccaccttccagggtagttacaaacagcacaggaatgagatcatcaacatgtattgatcacatctttactaatgctgcagaaatgcgctttaaagcagtatccagatccatcggatgtagtgatcacaatatagtagccatatgtaggaaaaccaaagttccaatggctgggcctaatattttatataagaggtcatacaatacgttttgtagtgattcatatgttgttgatgtaaagaatatttgttggtccgtggagtgcaatgagaagcaaacagacactgcacttgacacatttatgaaattactTATCttagttactaataagcatgcatggagtaaccctggattgtaaactttCATGGTCAAAATACATTGATACAACATTAGCTAAggtggggagaagtctgtccaaaataaagtgctgctctaccttcttaacagcactatcaacaaggcaggtcctacaggccctagttttgtcgcacctggactactgtttagtggtgtggtcaggtgccacaaaaagggactcaggaaaattgcaattggctaaGAACAGGACAGCACGCTggccttggatgtacacagagagctaacatcaataatatgcatgtcaatctctcctggctcaaagtggaggagagattgacttcaccactacttgtatttatgagaggtattgacatgttgaatgcacaagCTGTCTGTGTGAACTACTGCggcaccccacaagacatgccacaataggtcagactatgggaggcgcacagtactacatagagccatgactacatggaactctattccacatcaggtaactgatgcaagcagtaaaatttgatttaaaacaAATATgaatacaccttatggaagagCGAGAAcggtgaagcaacacaaacatagggacagacacatgcacacaagctaacatacgcactatacagaCGTACACATGGactttgtgttgtagatatgtgacagtgatggagtatgggcctgagggcacacagtgtgttgtgaaatctgtgaatgtattgtaatgtttttaaaattgtataactgccttaaaatgttgctggaccccaggaagagtaatggggatctataataaatacaaatcctctaCCTATCTCTGGACCATTACCAGACCCTGCCTTCGCCGCACCAGACAGGCTACTGATTTGCTGACTCACGTTGATCCTCTTTGGAGCTGCCAATCGCTTGAGTCCTTGATCCGGCCTCtcaatcctgctatgccctcttacaaatcatcaaacaggcaaagatcaaatcctactacaccggctgtgACACTCagcggatgtggcagggcttgcaaactatcacgaaTTACAAAGGTAAACCCAGCCATGAGCTCCACAGTGACATGGGCGTACCTGACAAGCTAAATGTCTTCTACACTCGCTTAGAGCAACTCTGAACCATGcgtgagagcatcagctgtccaGGACAACTGtatgatcatgctctccgtagccaacatgagtaagacctttaaaacttcttagggatagggggcggtattttcacgtctggatgaaaagtgtgcccaaagtaaactgcctgctagtcaggcccagaagctaggatatgcatattattagtagattcggatagaaaacactctgaagtttctacaactgtttgaataatgtctgtgagtataacagaactgttttggcaggcgaaaccccgagtaCAATCCATCCAGggatttatcgaacaaaaggaccatttgtgatgtttctgggccattttggagtgccaacagaagtgCCAACGggatgaaatatgattgtctgtgtttgtttgatggggtgctgtcctcagataatcccATGGTTTGCTTTTGCCGTGAAGCCTTTTTGAACTCTGACaccgtggctggattaacaagaagtgaagctatttatttattttgatgtattatacatgtatttttttgtgaacttttattatgagtatttctgtttttgaatttggagggctgcaatttcactggatgttgtcaaatcagTCCAGTTACCGGGATCTGAGCGGGAAGGGATCACTAGAAGTTAAAcgggttaacattcacaaggccgcagggccagatggattaccaggacgtgtattcaGAGCAttcgctgaccagctggcaagtgtcttcactgacattttcaatctgtcCCTAACCCAGTTTGCATTAACtatatgttttaagcagaccatcatagttactttgcccaagaacgccaaggtaaccggtctaaatgactattgccacattgcactcacatctgtagccatgaaatgctttgaaaggctggtcatggctcacatcaacaccatcatcccagacaatctggacctctacattgccctttcacacctggacaaaatgaacacctacgtgagaatgctgttcattgactacagctcagtgttcaacaccatagtgcccctcgaaattcatcactaagctaaggtccctgggactgaacacctccctctgccactggatcctggacttcctgacgggccgccctcgGGTGATCAGGGTAGGTAACAATATATTCGCCACGATTCTTTGGTGCGGCGATAatctcctggctgtgcccagggtcctttcccgtctaggatctcctcccatgtccatttctctaaatagtgctgcctctcctgctgctgctgcctctcctgctgctgctgcctgttaccacgccgcttggtcctattgtggtgggtggttctgtaacggttttcttccgttgaaggataaagggggaggaccagacaaaacacataaatcccccatgtcacaccctgacctaaccaaaataataaagaaaacaaagataactaaggccagggcatgacaacgggggtggcagcatcatgttgtgggggtgctttgctgcaggagggactggtgcacttcacaaaatagatggcatcatgagggaggagaattatgtggatatattgaagcaacatctcaagacatcagttaggaagttaaagcttggtcgcaaataggtcttccaaatggacaatgaccccaagcatacttccaaagttgtggcaaaaatggcttaaagacaacaaagtcaaggtattggagtgaccataacaaagtcctgacctcgatcctatagaaaatgtgtgggcagaactgaaaaagcgtgtgcgagcacccctgcacatcaactcagtaccggtactccctgtatatagccacggtCTATTTATTCCTCGtatcactttaaaaaaaaaaaaatcttatatttaactctgcattgttggaaattGACCTGTAAATAATCATTTCACTTTTAGTCTACACGTGTTGTCagcgaagcatgtgacaaataaaaatgtgatttgatttgatcaatgaCAGATTTACAGTGAGGTATGTGATTGGTCAAACTCAGTTTAAGGTCTGGGCTGAGGTAGAGATGAGTCTCCTGTGGTTTTCAGTtcagaattctctgatacagtcTGTTTTCTCCCATCACTAGGGCCATCTCTGTACAGCATTGGTATCCAGGACGTCGGTCACGGTAGACCGCAAACTTCTTTCTAGTAGACCACATAAAAGTTTTCAAAATCTAacttgtgtaacagtatagcctctgtccctctcctcgacccaacctgggctcgaaccagggaccctctgcacacatcaacaacagccacccccgaagcatcgttacccattatcttgttttgcacactttgtacaaaagaataaaatgcagtactacaggatatttcttaacgtagctctttattagctagctataactggcATGATCACTTATCGCCAACCAGGATCAAACTGACCATGACCTAACCATTTGGgtggtcttaaccaatcatagcaaatcaaatcaaatcaaatgttatttgtcacatacacatggttagcagatgttaatgcgagtgtagcgaaatgcttgtgcttctagttccgacaatgcagtgataaccaacaagtaatctaactaacaattccaaaactactgtcttatacacagtgtaaggggataaggaatatgtacataaggatatatgaatgagtgatggtacagagcagcatacagtagatggtatcgagtacagtatatacatatgagatgagtatgtagacaaagtaaacaaagtggcatagttaaagtggctagtgacataagaatgcagtcgatgatctagagtacagtatatacatatgcatatgagatgaataatgtagggtaagtatcattatataaggtagcattgtttaaagtggctagtgatatatttacatcatttcccatcaattcccattattaaagtggctggagttgggtcag
This DNA window, taken from Oncorhynchus nerka isolate Pitt River linkage group LG23, Oner_Uvic_2.0, whole genome shotgun sequence, encodes the following:
- the cldn2 gene encoding claudin-2 isoform X2 gives rise to the protein MLGTLVSTVLPYWRTSAHIGPNIVTAVANMKGLWMECVYQSTGAFQCETYNSMLALPSDLQASRALMVVSVVFSVLAVVISTVGMQCTICMEGSAAKGRVAGTGGGLFLTAGFLALIPVSWTTHEVVQTFYQANLPSSLKYELGDCLYVGLAAALLSMLGGGLLCVSCCEKADGGRRGGRRHGGGYPYPAPGMGVGTGRARTSSQTYRNPTLQMGVNAATKAATLARSHTSTTTQSSTPAQGAKKDPRRNPAVGYDVTGYV
- the cldn2 gene encoding claudin-2 isoform X1 translates to MASAALELMGFFMGLLGMLGTLVSTVLPYWRTSAHIGPNIVTAVANMKGLWMECVYQSTGAFQCETYNSMLALPSDLQASRALMVVSVVFSVLAVVISTVGMQCTICMEGSAAKGRVAGTGGGLFLTAGFLALIPVSWTTHEVVQTFYQANLPSSLKYELGDCLYVGLAAALLSMLGGGLLCVSCCEKADGGRRGGRRHGGGYPYPAPGMGVGTGRARTSSQTYRNPTLQMGVNAATKAATLARSHTSTTTQSSTPAQGAKKDPRRNPAVGYDVTGYV